From Caretta caretta isolate rCarCar2 chromosome 3, rCarCar1.hap1, whole genome shotgun sequence, a single genomic window includes:
- the FOXO3 gene encoding forkhead box protein O3 isoform X2, with amino-acid sequence MHILNSIRHNLSLHSRFIRVQNEGTGKSSWWMINPDGGKGGKPPRRRAVSMDNSNKYTKSRGRAAKKKAALQAAQEASEDSPSQLSKWPGSPTSRSSDELDAWTDFRSRTNSNASTISGRLSPILASTELDDVQDDDAPLSPMLYNSPSSMSPSVNKPCTVELPRLTDMAGTMNLNDGLTDNLIMDDLLDNITLPSPQQSPSGGLMQRSSSFPYGSKGSGLGSPSSNFNSAVFGPSSLNSLRQSPMQTIQENKQATFSSISHYNNQTLQDLLASDSLSHSDVMMTQSDPLMSQASTAVSAQNSRRSIMLRSDPMMSFAAQSNQGSLVNQNLLHHQHQSQNSSLGGSRALSNSISNMGLNDTNNLGSAKHQQQSPVNQSMQTLSDSLSGSSLYSTSVNLPVMGHDKFPSDLDLDIFNGSLECDMESIIRSELMDADGLDFNFDSLISAQNVVSLNVGSFTGAKQASSQSWVPG; translated from the coding sequence AACTCAATCCGGCATAATTTGTCACTTCACAGTCGATTCATCAGGGTACAGAATGAAGGAACTGGGAAAAGCTCTTGGTGGATGATTAATCCAGATGGTGGAAAAGGTGGGAAGCCCCCCCGGAGACGTGCTGTTTCAATGGACAATAGCAACAAGTACACAAAGAGCAGAGGCCGAGCAGCTAAGAAAAAGGCAGCCCTGCAAGCTGCACAAGAAGCTAGCGAGGACAGCCCATCTCAGCTTTCCAAGTGGCCAGGGAGCCCAACTTCCCGCAGCAGTGATGAGCTGGATGCTTGGACAGATTTCCGCTCTCGTACAAATTCAAATGCCAGTACAATAAGTGGCCGTTTGTCACCGATATTGGCGAGTACCGAACTCGATGACGTTCAGGATGATGATGCTCCACTTTCTCCAATGCTGTACAATAGTCCATCAAGCATGTCCCCATCGGTAAATAAACCATGTACTGTTGAGTTGCCGAGGTTGACTGATATGGCAGGCACAATGAACTTGAATGATGGACTGACAGATAACCTCATCATGGATGATCTTTTGGACAATATAAcgctcccctctccccaacagTCACCATCAGGGGGGCTCATGCAAAGAAGCTCCAGTTTTCCATATGGTTCCAAAGGTTCCGGACTTGGTTCTCCATCAAGTAATTTCAACAGTGCTGTGTTTGGACCATCATCTCTGAATTCTCTTCGTCAGTCTCCCATGCAAACCATTCAAGAGAACAAGCAAGCTACCTTTTCTTCCATTTCTCATTATAACAACCAGACGCTGCAGGATCTGCTGGCATCTGACTCACTTAGTCACAGTGATGTCATGATGACGCAGTCTGATCCACTTATGTCTCAagccagcacagctgtgtctgCCCAGAATTCACGCAGGAGTATCATGCTTCGTAGTGATCCAATGATGTCATTTGCTGCTCAGTCCAACCAGGGAAGTTTGGTCAATCAGAACCTGCTCCACCACCAGCATCAATCTCAGAATTCTTCTCTTGGTGGCAGTCGTGCCTTGTCAAATTCCATCAGTAACATGGGCTTAAATGATACGAACAACTTGGGGTCGGCCAAACACCAGCAGCAGTCACCTGTCAATCAATCTATGCAAACACTTTCTGACTCGCTCTCAGGCTCTTCTTTGTATTCCACTAGTGTGAACCTTCCAGTCATGGGGCATGATAAATTCCCAAGTGATTTGGACCTGGATATTTTCAATGGAAGCTTGGAATGTGACATGGAGTCCATTATCCGCAGTGAACTCATGGATGCAGATGGGTTGGATTTTAACTTCGATTCCCTCATCTCAGCTCAGAACGTTGTCAGTCTGAACGTGGGGAGCTTCACTGGTGCTAAGCAGGCTTCGTCACAGAGTTGGGTGCCAGGCTGA